The Mycobacterium seoulense genome has a window encoding:
- the qcrA gene encoding cytochrome bc1 complex Rieske iron-sulfur subunit codes for MSDVNAVGGSDTDKGAAPNEPDEAALAAMSRQELVALGGKLDGVETIVKEPRWPVEGTKAEKRAERGVALWLLLGGVFGLALLLVFLFWPWEYKPKNAAGSLLYDLATPLYGLTFGMSILSIAVGTILYQKRFIPEEISIQERHDGASREVDRKTVVANLTDALEGSTVRRRKVVGLSLGLGLGAFGLSTLVAFAGGLIKNPWKPVVPTANGKKAVLWTSGWTPRYAGETIFLARATGSAGASPFIKMRPEDLDAGGMETVFPWRESDGDGTTPESQEKLRAINQGVRNPVMLIRIRPSDMPRVVKRQGQESFNFGEFFAYTKVCSHLGCPASLYEEQSYRILCPCHQSQFDALHFAKPIFGPAARALAQLPITIDTDGYLVANGDFVEPVGPAFWERTTT; via the coding sequence ATGAGTGACGTCAATGCCGTAGGCGGCTCTGACACCGACAAGGGCGCCGCGCCGAACGAACCCGACGAGGCGGCCCTGGCCGCCATGTCGCGGCAGGAGCTGGTGGCGCTGGGCGGGAAGCTCGACGGGGTCGAGACGATCGTCAAGGAACCCCGCTGGCCCGTGGAGGGCACCAAAGCCGAGAAGCGAGCCGAGCGCGGAGTCGCCCTGTGGTTGTTGCTGGGTGGTGTTTTCGGGCTGGCGCTGCTGCTGGTCTTCCTGTTCTGGCCGTGGGAGTACAAGCCGAAGAATGCCGCGGGCAGCCTGTTGTACGACCTGGCCACCCCGCTGTACGGGCTGACCTTCGGGATGTCGATCCTGTCGATCGCCGTCGGCACCATCCTGTACCAGAAAAGGTTTATCCCCGAAGAGATTTCGATCCAAGAGCGGCATGACGGCGCCTCCCGGGAGGTCGACCGCAAGACGGTCGTGGCCAACCTCACCGACGCCCTGGAGGGCTCCACCGTGCGGCGGCGCAAAGTGGTCGGGCTGTCGTTGGGACTGGGCCTGGGCGCGTTCGGCCTGTCGACGCTGGTCGCGTTTGCCGGCGGCCTGATCAAAAATCCGTGGAAGCCGGTGGTGCCCACCGCAAACGGCAAGAAGGCCGTGCTGTGGACCTCCGGCTGGACCCCGCGGTATGCGGGCGAGACCATCTTCCTCGCGCGGGCGACCGGGTCGGCCGGTGCGTCGCCGTTCATCAAGATGCGCCCCGAGGACCTCGACGCCGGCGGCATGGAGACCGTCTTCCCGTGGCGGGAATCCGACGGTGACGGCACCACCCCGGAATCGCAGGAAAAGCTCCGCGCGATCAACCAGGGCGTCCGCAATCCCGTGATGCTCATCCGCATCCGGCCGTCCGACATGCCCCGCGTGGTCAAGCGCCAGGGCCAGGAGAGCTTCAACTTCGGCGAGTTCTTCGCCTACACCAAGGTCTGCTCGCACCTCGGGTGCCCCGCGTCGCTGTACGAGGAGCAGTCCTACCGAATCCTGTGCCCATGTCACCAGTCGCAGTTCGACGCCCTGCACTTCGCCAAGCCGATCTTCGGCCCGGCGGCGCGCGCGCTGGCGCAACTGCCCATCACGATCGACACCGACGGATATCTGGTCGCCAACGGTGACTTCGTCGAGCCCGTCGGACCGGCATTCTGGGAGAGGACGACAACATGA
- the qcrC gene encoding cytochrome bc1 complex diheme cytochrome c subunit yields MKKLGSIRSGARPGQPRKAASDRSRRRLRRRLSGGLLLLIALTIAGGLAAVLTPRPQVAVADESSSALLRTGKQLFDTSCVSCHGANLQGVPDRGPSLIGVGEEAVYFQVSTGRMPAMTGEAQAPRKEPIFDEAQVDALGAYVQANGGGPTTVRNPDGSLAMKSLRGDDLGRGGDLFRLNCSSCHNFTGKGGALSSGKYAPPLEAPNEQQILAAMRTGPQNMPKFSDRQLSFEAKKDIIGYIKAVTEERQPGGYGLGGFGPAPEGMAAWIIGMVAAIALALWIGARAS; encoded by the coding sequence TTGAAGAAACTGGGGTCTATCCGATCCGGTGCGCGGCCCGGTCAGCCGCGAAAAGCCGCCAGCGACCGCTCCCGGCGGCGGCTGCGCCGCCGCCTGTCGGGCGGGCTGTTGCTGCTGATCGCGCTGACCATCGCCGGCGGGCTGGCCGCCGTGCTGACCCCGCGCCCGCAGGTTGCCGTCGCCGACGAGTCGTCCTCGGCGCTGCTGCGGACCGGCAAGCAGCTGTTCGACACGTCGTGCGTGTCGTGCCACGGCGCCAACCTGCAGGGGGTGCCCGACCGCGGGCCCAGCCTGATCGGCGTCGGCGAGGAGGCCGTCTACTTCCAGGTCTCGACCGGCCGGATGCCCGCGATGACCGGCGAGGCCCAGGCGCCCCGCAAGGAGCCGATCTTCGACGAAGCGCAGGTCGACGCGCTGGGCGCCTACGTGCAGGCCAACGGCGGCGGCCCCACGACCGTGCGCAACCCGGACGGCAGCCTGGCCATGAAATCGCTGCGCGGCGACGACCTGGGCCGCGGCGGCGACCTGTTCCGGCTGAACTGCTCCTCCTGCCACAACTTCACCGGCAAGGGCGGGGCGCTGTCGTCGGGTAAGTACGCGCCGCCCCTCGAGGCGCCCAACGAGCAGCAGATCCTGGCGGCCATGCGGACCGGCCCGCAGAACATGCCGAAGTTCTCCGACCGTCAGCTGTCCTTCGAAGCCAAGAAGGACATCATCGGCTACATCAAGGCGGTCACCGAAGAGCGCCAGCCCGGCGGCTACGGCCTCGGTGGATTCGGGCCCGCACCCGAGGGCATGGCCGCGTGGATCATCGGGATGGTCGCCGCCATCGCTTTGGCGCTGTGGATTGGGGCACGAGCCTCATGA
- the ctaC gene encoding aa3-type cytochrome oxidase subunit II, with translation MTPREQVRSQRLSQGRFRGLFGGRSGGVRRGLSRRLRPVALAATFGVLAVTLSGCSWSDALGLGWPKGITPQAHLNRELWVGATIASLVVGVIVWGLIFWASAFHRKKATDTELPRQFGYNMPLELVLTVTPFLIISVLFYFTVVVQEKMLHVDKDPEVVVDVTAFQWNWKFGYQRVEFKDGTLTYDGVDQARKNAMVSKPEGKDAHGEELVGPVRGLNTSDRTYLNFDKVEILGTSNEIPVLVLPTGKRIQFRLASADVVHTFWVPEFLFKRDVIPNAEANNSVNVFQVDDISRPGAFVGHCAEFCGTYHSMMNFEVRVVPPNDFKAYLQQRIDGKTNAQALQSIGQAPLAVSTHPFDTRRGQLAGSQ, from the coding sequence GTGACACCTCGCGAGCAGGTCCGTTCGCAACGTTTGTCGCAGGGCAGGTTCCGGGGCCTTTTCGGCGGCCGTTCCGGGGGCGTTCGGCGGGGTCTGTCCCGTCGTCTGCGGCCGGTGGCGCTGGCCGCGACGTTCGGCGTGCTGGCGGTGACCCTGAGCGGATGCAGCTGGTCGGACGCGCTGGGTCTGGGCTGGCCCAAGGGCATCACCCCGCAGGCCCACCTCAACCGCGAGCTGTGGGTCGGAGCGACCATCGCCTCGCTGGTCGTCGGGGTCATCGTGTGGGGCCTGATCTTCTGGGCGTCGGCCTTCCACCGCAAGAAGGCCACCGACACCGAGCTGCCCCGTCAGTTCGGCTACAACATGCCGCTGGAACTGGTGCTGACCGTGACGCCGTTCCTGATCATCTCGGTGTTGTTCTACTTCACCGTGGTGGTGCAGGAGAAGATGCTGCACGTCGACAAGGATCCCGAGGTGGTGGTCGACGTCACCGCCTTCCAGTGGAACTGGAAGTTCGGCTATCAGCGCGTCGAGTTCAAGGACGGCACGCTGACCTACGACGGCGTCGACCAGGCGCGCAAGAACGCGATGGTCTCCAAGCCCGAAGGCAAGGACGCCCACGGCGAGGAACTCGTCGGACCGGTCCGCGGGCTCAACACCTCGGACCGGACCTACCTGAACTTCGACAAGGTCGAAATCCTGGGCACCAGCAATGAAATCCCGGTGCTGGTGCTGCCCACCGGCAAGCGCATCCAGTTCCGGTTGGCGTCCGCGGACGTCGTCCACACCTTCTGGGTGCCGGAGTTCCTGTTCAAGCGCGACGTGATCCCCAACGCCGAGGCGAACAACTCGGTGAACGTCTTCCAGGTCGACGACATCAGCAGGCCCGGGGCATTCGTCGGGCACTGCGCCGAGTTCTGTGGCACCTATCACTCGATGATGAACTTCGAGGTTCGGGTGGTGCCGCCCAACGACTTCAAGGCTTACCTGCAGCAGCGGATCGACGGGAAGACCAACGCCCAGGCATTGCAGTCGATCGGTCAGGCGCCGCTCGCGGTGTCCACGCACCCGTTCGACACCCGCCGCGGCCAGTTGGCCGGAAGTCAGTAG
- a CDS encoding DUF2561 family protein: MVSRYSAYRRGFGDDTISPDVVDRILIGACGAVWLVLLGVSVAATVALADLGRGFHKAAGGAHTTSWVLYAVIIVSALIIAGAIPMLLRARRMAQTEPAARGMTAASRPPVRLMSQAPRTAAEWARQPRAQAPAQETDSEWSGEAVDRAWLRGTVLLVGAMGAALVAVATATYLMAVGHDTPSWVAYGVAGVVTAGMPVIEWLHVRQLRRAVAAQ, translated from the coding sequence ATGGTGAGCAGGTATTCGGCGTACCGCCGCGGGTTCGGCGACGACACCATTTCGCCCGACGTCGTCGACCGCATCCTGATCGGCGCCTGCGGCGCCGTCTGGCTGGTCTTACTGGGCGTGAGCGTGGCCGCGACCGTCGCGCTGGCGGACCTGGGTCGGGGTTTTCACAAGGCGGCCGGCGGCGCGCACACCACCTCCTGGGTGCTCTACGCCGTGATCATCGTGTCCGCGCTGATCATCGCCGGGGCGATCCCCATGCTGTTGCGGGCCCGCCGGATGGCCCAGACCGAGCCGGCCGCCAGGGGGATGACCGCGGCCAGCCGGCCCCCGGTGCGGCTGATGTCCCAGGCGCCGCGGACCGCGGCCGAATGGGCGCGCCAACCGCGCGCGCAGGCGCCCGCTCAGGAGACCGACTCCGAGTGGTCGGGCGAGGCGGTGGATCGGGCCTGGTTGCGCGGCACCGTGCTCTTGGTCGGCGCGATGGGAGCTGCGCTGGTGGCGGTGGCTACGGCGACGTACCTGATGGCCGTGGGCCACGACACCCCGTCCTGGGTCGCGTACGGCGTAGCCGGCGTCGTCACCGCCGGGATGCCGGTGATCGAGTGGCTGCACGTCCGCCAGCTGCGCCGCGCCGTCGCCGCTCAGTAA
- the trpD gene encoding anthranilate phosphoribosyltransferase — protein MAVSPEASPPGGSTAGPGAAPSWPQVLARLTDGRDLVRGQAAWAMDRVMAGDASPAQVAAFAVAMTMKVPTSAEVSELADVMLSRARPMPAIRDDAVDIVGTGGDGINTVNLSTMAAIVVAAAGVPVVKHGNRATSSLAGGADTLEALGVRIELEPEQVAQSLAEVGIGFCFAPVFHPSYRHASSVRREIGVPTVFNLLGPLTNPARPRAGLIGCAFADLAEVMAGVFAARRSSVLVVHGDDGLDELTTTTTSTIWRVQAGTVDKLTFDPAGFGFARADLDDLLGGDAQANAAEVRAVLGGAKGPVRDAVVLNAAGAIVAHAGLSSRAEWLPAWEDGLQRAAAAIDSGAAEQLLARWVRFGQQT, from the coding sequence GTGGCTGTGTCACCTGAGGCTTCGCCCCCCGGCGGTTCCACCGCGGGCCCGGGGGCGGCGCCGTCGTGGCCGCAGGTCCTGGCCCGGTTGACAGACGGCCGGGACCTGGTCCGCGGCCAGGCCGCCTGGGCCATGGACCGGGTCATGGCCGGCGACGCGAGCCCGGCCCAGGTCGCCGCCTTCGCGGTGGCGATGACGATGAAGGTCCCCACCTCGGCCGAGGTCAGTGAGCTGGCCGACGTCATGCTGAGCCGCGCGCGCCCGATGCCCGCCATCCGTGACGACGCGGTGGACATCGTCGGGACCGGCGGGGACGGCATCAACACGGTCAACCTGTCCACCATGGCCGCGATCGTGGTCGCGGCCGCGGGCGTGCCGGTGGTCAAACACGGCAACCGCGCGACGTCGTCGTTGGCCGGCGGTGCCGACACGCTGGAGGCGCTCGGGGTGCGCATCGAACTCGAACCCGAGCAGGTCGCACAGAGCCTGGCCGAAGTGGGCATCGGGTTCTGCTTCGCGCCGGTGTTTCATCCGTCGTACCGGCACGCCTCGTCGGTGCGCCGCGAGATCGGCGTGCCGACGGTGTTCAATCTCCTTGGGCCGCTGACCAATCCGGCCAGGCCGCGGGCCGGCCTGATCGGCTGCGCGTTCGCCGACCTGGCCGAGGTGATGGCGGGGGTGTTCGCCGCGCGCCGGTCCAGCGTGCTGGTGGTGCACGGTGACGACGGGCTCGACGAGTTGACCACGACGACCACCAGCACGATTTGGCGGGTGCAGGCCGGGACGGTGGACAAGCTGACGTTCGATCCGGCCGGATTCGGTTTCGCCCGAGCCGATCTCGACGATCTGCTGGGCGGCGACGCGCAGGCCAACGCGGCGGAGGTGCGTGCGGTGCTGGGCGGCGCCAAGGGCCCGGTGCGGGACGCCGTGGTGCTCAACGCCGCCGGGGCGATCGTCGCGCACGCCGGCCTATCCAGCCGCGCTGAATGGTTGCCGGCGTGGGAGGACGGGCTGCAGCGCGCCGCCGCGGCGATCGATTCCGGCGCGGCCGAACAGCTGCTCGCGCGATGGGTGCGGTTCGGCCAGCAAACCTGA
- a CDS encoding cytochrome c oxidase subunit 4 — protein sequence MHIEARLFEFVAGFFIVVAVLYGVLTALFATGGEEWAGTTALALTGGLALIVATFFRFVARRIDTRPEDYEGAEISDGAGELGFFSPHSWWPILVALSASVTAVGIALWLTWLIAAGVMFVLASVAGLIFEYYVGPEKH from the coding sequence ATGCATATTGAAGCCAGGCTTTTCGAATTCGTCGCCGGGTTTTTCATTGTGGTTGCGGTGCTTTACGGCGTGCTTACCGCGCTTTTCGCCACCGGTGGTGAGGAGTGGGCGGGCACGACCGCGCTGGCGCTGACCGGCGGCCTGGCATTGATCGTGGCCACCTTCTTCCGGTTCGTGGCACGCCGCATCGATACGCGTCCCGAGGACTACGAGGGCGCCGAGATCAGTGACGGAGCAGGCGAATTGGGCTTTTTCAGCCCGCACAGCTGGTGGCCGATCCTGGTCGCACTGTCGGCCTCGGTGACCGCGGTCGGGATCGCGTTGTGGCTGACGTGGCTGATCGCCGCCGGGGTGATGTTCGTGCTCGCCTCGGTCGCGGGCCTGATCTTCGAGTACTACGTCGGGCCCGAGAAGCACTGA
- the ctaE gene encoding aa3-type cytochrome oxidase subunit III, protein MTSAVGTSGTAITSRVHSLNRPNMVSVGTIVWLSSELMFFAGLFAMYFTARAQSGGKWPPPPTELNLYQAVPVTLVLIASSFTCQMGVFAAERGDVFGLRRWYVITFLMGLFFVCGQGYEYFHLATHGTTIPGSAYGSVFYLATGFHGLHVTGGLIAFIFLLARTGMSKFTPAQATASIVVSYYWHFVDIVWIALFTVIYFIR, encoded by the coding sequence GTGACCAGCGCTGTAGGGACCTCAGGTACTGCAATCACGTCGCGGGTTCATTCCTTGAATCGACCCAACATGGTCAGTGTCGGCACCATCGTTTGGCTCTCCAGCGAGCTGATGTTCTTTGCCGGCCTGTTCGCGATGTACTTCACCGCGCGTGCGCAGTCCGGCGGGAAGTGGCCGCCGCCGCCGACCGAGCTCAACCTCTATCAGGCCGTTCCGGTGACGCTCGTGCTGATCGCGTCGTCGTTCACCTGCCAGATGGGGGTGTTCGCGGCCGAACGTGGCGACGTCTTCGGGCTACGCCGGTGGTACGTGATCACCTTCCTGATGGGCCTGTTCTTCGTTTGCGGACAGGGCTACGAGTACTTCCACCTGGCGACCCATGGCACCACGATTCCCGGCAGCGCCTACGGCAGCGTGTTCTACCTGGCGACCGGGTTCCACGGCCTGCACGTGACCGGCGGTCTGATCGCGTTCATCTTCTTGCTCGCCCGCACCGGGATGAGCAAGTTCACCCCGGCGCAGGCCACCGCGAGCATCGTCGTCTCCTACTACTGGCATTTCGTCGACATCGTGTGGATCGCGCTGTTCACCGTGATCTATTTCATCCGATGA
- a CDS encoding DUF5994 family protein, which produces MTELFERRRRANPVRVSVARELGRAIDGAWWPRADRITNELPELIAVLTPLLGDVSSINVNWPPLQRPPDLNWAGWERKRQHVMTIIGDDARVNLLIVPYTTYSALGLMMLRCAANLPVDSRDQTKPAFLTAGSILRAAQQQCGAVFTEPARS; this is translated from the coding sequence ATGACCGAATTGTTCGAACGCCGGCGCCGAGCCAATCCAGTCCGGGTGTCGGTGGCCCGTGAACTGGGCCGTGCCATCGACGGAGCGTGGTGGCCGCGCGCGGACCGCATCACCAACGAATTGCCCGAGCTGATCGCCGTCCTGACACCCCTGCTGGGAGACGTCAGCTCCATCAACGTCAACTGGCCGCCGCTGCAGCGACCGCCCGACCTGAATTGGGCGGGCTGGGAACGGAAGCGCCAGCACGTGATGACCATCATCGGGGACGACGCACGCGTCAACCTGCTGATCGTCCCGTACACCACCTACAGCGCGCTCGGCCTGATGATGCTGCGCTGTGCGGCCAACCTGCCCGTCGACTCGCGCGACCAGACGAAGCCGGCCTTCCTGACCGCCGGCTCCATCCTGCGGGCGGCCCAGCAACAGTGCGGCGCGGTCTTCACCGAACCGGCACGGAGCTAG
- the qcrB gene encoding cytochrome bc1 complex cytochrome b subunit: MSPKLSPPKPPKIGDVLARQGEDIDTRYHPSAAVRRQLNKVFPTHWSFLLGEIAMYSFIVLLLTGVYLTLFFDPSMAEVTYNGAYQPLRGVDMSKAFASTLDISFEVRGGLFVRQVHHWAALIFAASIMVHLARIFFTGAFRRPREANWVIGSLLLILAMFEGYFGYSLPDDLLSGIGLRAALSSITLGMPVIGTWLHWALFGGDFPCGGVGNECATAGYIIPRMYALHILLLPGIILALIGLHLAMVWFQKHTQFPGPGRTEHNVVGVRVMPIFAVKSGAFFAAIVGVLGLMGGLLQINPIWNLGPYKPSHVSAGSQPDFYMMWTEGLARIWPPWEFYFWHHTIPAAVWVALIMGLIFVLLIVYPFLEKRFSGDYAHHNLLQRPRDVPVRTSIGAMAISFYMLLTLAAMNDIIAFKFQISLNATTWIGRIGMVILPPVVYFITYRWCVALQRSDREVLAHGIETGIIKRLPHGAYIELHQPLGPVDDHGHPIPLEYQGAALPKRMNKLGSAGSPGSGSFLFADPASEDAALREAAHGSEQRALTALREHQDSIAGSTNGKNGERH, encoded by the coding sequence ATGAGTCCAAAACTGAGTCCCCCGAAACCGCCCAAGATCGGCGATGTCCTGGCCCGCCAGGGCGAAGACATCGACACGCGCTATCACCCCTCGGCGGCGGTGCGCCGGCAGCTCAACAAGGTCTTCCCGACCCACTGGTCCTTCCTGCTGGGCGAGATCGCGATGTATAGCTTCATCGTGCTGCTGCTCACCGGCGTGTACCTGACGCTGTTCTTCGACCCGTCCATGGCCGAGGTCACCTACAACGGGGCCTACCAGCCGCTGCGCGGGGTCGACATGTCGAAGGCCTTCGCCTCCACCCTCGACATCTCCTTCGAGGTGCGCGGCGGCCTGTTCGTCCGGCAGGTGCACCACTGGGCCGCACTGATTTTCGCCGCGTCGATCATGGTGCACCTGGCCCGCATCTTCTTCACCGGCGCGTTCCGGCGGCCGCGTGAGGCCAACTGGGTCATCGGCTCGCTGCTGCTGATCCTGGCGATGTTCGAGGGGTACTTCGGCTACTCGCTGCCCGACGACCTGCTCTCGGGCATCGGGCTGCGCGCCGCGCTCTCCTCGATCACGCTCGGGATGCCGGTGATCGGCACCTGGTTGCACTGGGCGCTGTTCGGCGGCGACTTCCCTTGCGGCGGTGTCGGAAACGAATGCGCGACGGCGGGCTACATCATCCCCCGCATGTACGCCCTGCACATCCTGCTGCTGCCGGGGATCATCCTGGCCTTGATCGGGCTGCACCTGGCGATGGTGTGGTTCCAGAAGCACACCCAGTTCCCCGGCCCCGGCCGCACCGAGCACAACGTGGTCGGCGTCCGGGTGATGCCGATCTTCGCGGTGAAATCCGGCGCGTTCTTCGCGGCGATCGTCGGTGTCCTGGGCCTGATGGGCGGCCTGCTGCAGATCAACCCCATCTGGAACCTGGGCCCCTACAAGCCATCTCACGTTTCGGCCGGTTCGCAGCCGGACTTCTACATGATGTGGACGGAAGGCCTGGCCCGCATCTGGCCGCCGTGGGAGTTCTACTTCTGGCACCACACGATTCCGGCCGCCGTCTGGGTGGCGCTGATCATGGGCCTGATCTTTGTCCTGCTGATCGTCTACCCCTTCCTGGAAAAGCGGTTCAGCGGCGACTACGCGCACCACAACCTGCTGCAACGTCCACGGGACGTCCCGGTGCGCACGTCGATCGGCGCGATGGCGATCTCGTTCTACATGTTGCTGACGCTGGCGGCGATGAACGACATCATCGCGTTCAAGTTCCAGATCTCCTTGAACGCGACGACGTGGATCGGCCGCATCGGGATGGTCATCCTCCCGCCGGTCGTCTACTTCATCACCTACCGGTGGTGTGTCGCGCTGCAGCGCAGCGACCGCGAGGTGCTGGCGCACGGGATCGAGACGGGCATCATCAAGCGGTTGCCGCACGGGGCCTACATCGAGCTGCATCAGCCGCTCGGCCCCGTCGACGACCACGGCCACCCGATACCGCTCGAGTACCAGGGCGCGGCGCTGCCCAAGCGGATGAACAAGCTGGGCTCGGCGGGTTCACCGGGCAGCGGCAGCTTCCTGTTCGCCGACCCGGCGTCGGAGGACGCGGCCCTGCGCGAGGCGGCACACGGGTCCGAGCAACGTGCCCTGACCGCGCTGCGCGAGCACCAGGACAGCATCGCCGGTTCGACCAACGGGAAGAACGGCGAGCGCCACTAG